From the genome of Monomorium pharaonis isolate MP-MQ-018 chromosome 2, ASM1337386v2, whole genome shotgun sequence, one region includes:
- the LOC118644506 gene encoding peroxynitrite isomerase THAP4-like, with product MTGCCILDCNNKGEEGYVMKRFPINPLLKKIWLETIRRKKWKPKQYSAVCEVHFAKKMWEKPRQDGKKKLKTQAVPTIFGSVSDAHSNKRTQQAE from the exons ATGACAGGCTGTTGCATTTTGGACTGCAACAATAAAGGTGAGGAAGGCTATGTCATGAAGCGCTTTCCAATAAATCccctgttaaaaaaaatatggttgGAGActattagaagaaaaaaatggaaacCGAAACAGTATTCAGCTGTTTGTGAG GTGCATTTCGCAAAAAAAATGTGGGAAAAGCCTCGACAAgatgggaaaaaaaaattgaagacaCAAGCAGTGCCAACAATTTTCGGGAGCgtctcagatgcgcacagtaataaacgaacacagcaggctgagtga
- the LOC105840618 gene encoding uncharacterized protein LOC105840618, whose protein sequence is MMIKLNGYSLANDVYILGLKKLLKSSPNKSCTNSGYKELIKQNIPLPSTRTLRQSLENVAFTPRILDDIFDAMKSKVQLFEDQRQCHCMIGVDEMSLTPGEQLDPCTNSIEKQFRQHML, encoded by the exons ATGATGATCAAATTGAATGGCTATAGTCTAGCAAACGACGTGTATATACTTGGTCTaaagaaactattaaaaagCTCTCCGAATAAATCTTGTACCAATTCTGGTTATAAAGAACTTATTAAGCAAAATATTCCATTACCATCAACTCGTACTTTAAGACAAAGTCTTGAAAATGTAGCCTTTACTCCAAGAATATTAGATGATATTTTTGATGCTATGAAAAGTAAAGTTCAATTATTCGAAGACCAGAGACAATGTCATTGCATGATTGGCGTTGACGAAATGTCTCTTACTCCTGGTGAACAACTTGATCCTTGTACAAATTCcatt GAGAAACAGTTCCGGCAACATATGCTTTAG